A genomic region of Candidatus Aenigmatarchaeota archaeon contains the following coding sequences:
- a CDS encoding methyltransferase domain-containing protein: protein MDEELRDVWDTIADSWNNLRSKPQPEVVDFSRKYSGLVVDIGCGNCRNLISFKGKLVGIDFSKKMILEAKKFCEKRGVEVYLVIGDATNLPLKDSIADVIIYTSVISHLKKRDERLKSLKEIKRAGKDGFISILSIWNRWQMRFVWKLILGLFKGTYPDVYVDWNYHGKKYKRFYHLYTKKEMERDLKEVGFIIEKTFKSKGGVWFWIRK, encoded by the coding sequence ATGGATGAAGAGTTAAGAGATGTGTGGGATACCATTGCCGATTCTTGGAACAACCTAAGATCAAAACCTCAGCCGGAGGTTGTGGATTTTTCAAGAAAATATAGTGGTCTAGTAGTTGATATTGGATGCGGAAATTGCAGGAACCTAATTTCATTCAAAGGAAAATTGGTCGGTATTGATTTTTCAAAAAAAATGATATTAGAAGCCAAAAAATTTTGTGAAAAAAGGGGAGTTGAAGTTTATCTGGTAATCGGTGATGCAACAAACCTACCCTTAAAGGATTCTATTGCAGATGTTATAATCTATACATCAGTAATCTCCCACCTAAAGAAAAGAGATGAAAGGCTAAAATCACTGAAGGAGATCAAAAGGGCTGGAAAGGATGGTTTTATTAGCATCTTAAGTATTTGGAACAGATGGCAAATGAGGTTTGTTTGGAAATTGATATTAGGACTTTTCAAGGGAACCTATCCGGATGTTTATGTGGATTGGAATTATCATGGAAAAAAATACAAGAGATTTTACCATTTATATACAAAAAAGGAAATGGAGAGGGACTTGAAAGAAGTTGGTTTTATAATAGAAAAAACCTTCAAAAGTAAAGGAGGGGTTTGGTTTTGGATAAGAAAGTAA
- a CDS encoding threonine--tRNA ligase, whose product MRILQLHVDFIEYQPIEKEIKMAEEAEKKKVKYENIAVIFVASEEGDTLSTSKKAMKEIKESLDVIKCDEILIYPFAHLSSNLAKPSDALKIIKEMEAEGKKLGLKVHRAPFGWNKQFSLKIKGHPLAEQAKTITSDGASKKEELVSKALQEEEKIVSYWNIMDINGKMYPINVKDGKIVVEGNFDIKKHENLMKFAKYEIAKSREVREPPAHIKIMRELEIADYEPASDPGNLRFYPKGRLIKSLIEDFVTRTVIDNGGMEIEGPIMFSVEHPAAISYLNKFPARQYIVKSGDKEFFLKFAACFAQFTMAHDMKISHKNLPLWLYELTRYSFRREKEGELAGLRRLRAFTMPDVHAFCKDIPQALQEFEKRFKMCQSTLHGIGFSKDDYELAIRFTKDFYKEHKEFIEMLIKLHGKPALVEMWDKRAFYFVLKYEFNFVDASDKAAALSTDQIDIENAERYGISFVNEEGKKQNVIILHCSPSGAVERVMYALLEKAYIKQKKGGVAELPLWLSPTQVRIIPFNDNYIEFSKEILGKFEKYNIRADVDDRQLTVQKRIREAELEWVPFILVVGEKEKNSEEFNVRIRSEKGKQVKMSFEEIVKMIREKVGEKPFKKLSLPKMLSLRPKFYG is encoded by the coding sequence ATGAGGATACTTCAATTGCACGTTGATTTCATAGAGTATCAACCAATAGAAAAAGAGATAAAAATGGCTGAGGAAGCCGAAAAAAAGAAGGTCAAATATGAAAATATTGCGGTTATTTTTGTTGCCTCTGAGGAGGGGGATACACTTTCCACTTCTAAAAAAGCCATGAAAGAAATAAAGGAGAGTTTGGATGTAATTAAATGTGATGAAATACTTATCTACCCTTTCGCCCACCTGAGCAGCAACCTGGCAAAACCATCTGATGCCTTAAAAATAATAAAAGAAATGGAAGCAGAAGGAAAGAAATTGGGTTTAAAAGTCCATAGGGCACCTTTTGGTTGGAATAAACAATTTTCTTTGAAAATAAAGGGACATCCACTTGCTGAACAAGCAAAAACAATAACTTCAGATGGAGCTTCAAAGAAGGAAGAATTAGTTTCAAAGGCATTGCAGGAAGAGGAAAAGATAGTTTCCTATTGGAATATCATGGACATAAACGGAAAGATGTATCCGATAAATGTAAAAGATGGAAAAATAGTGGTTGAAGGGAATTTTGACATAAAAAAACATGAAAATCTGATGAAATTCGCAAAATATGAAATAGCAAAGAGCAGGGAGGTAAGGGAACCACCAGCCCACATAAAAATCATGAGGGAGCTGGAAATAGCAGATTATGAGCCTGCAAGTGATCCAGGAAACTTGAGGTTTTATCCAAAAGGGAGATTGATAAAATCACTTATAGAGGATTTTGTCACAAGGACCGTTATTGACAATGGCGGGATGGAGATAGAAGGACCGATAATGTTTAGTGTAGAACACCCAGCGGCAATATCATACCTAAACAAATTCCCAGCCAGGCAGTATATAGTGAAATCAGGGGATAAAGAATTTTTCCTTAAATTTGCCGCTTGTTTTGCCCAGTTTACAATGGCCCATGACATGAAAATATCTCACAAGAACCTACCACTTTGGTTGTATGAATTGACAAGATACAGTTTCAGAAGGGAAAAGGAAGGAGAACTGGCTGGTCTTAGAAGACTTAGAGCATTTACAATGCCTGATGTTCATGCTTTTTGTAAGGACATTCCGCAAGCTCTTCAAGAATTTGAAAAAAGATTCAAGATGTGCCAGTCAACACTTCATGGTATAGGTTTCAGTAAGGACGATTATGAATTGGCCATAAGGTTCACAAAGGATTTCTACAAGGAACACAAGGAGTTCATAGAAATGTTGATTAAACTCCACGGAAAACCGGCACTAGTGGAGATGTGGGACAAAAGGGCTTTCTATTTTGTTCTAAAATATGAATTCAACTTTGTAGATGCCTCAGACAAGGCAGCAGCTCTTTCCACAGACCAGATAGATATAGAAAATGCTGAAAGATATGGTATAAGTTTTGTTAATGAGGAAGGAAAGAAACAGAATGTAATAATACTTCATTGCTCACCAAGTGGCGCTGTAGAAAGAGTTATGTACGCACTCCTTGAGAAGGCTTATATTAAACAGAAAAAGGGTGGTGTTGCTGAATTGCCTCTTTGGCTTTCTCCAACACAAGTTAGAATAATACCATTCAATGACAATTACATAGAATTTTCAAAGGAAATTTTGGGAAAATTTGAAAAATACAATATAAGGGCAGATGTTGATGACAGGCAACTCACGGTCCAGAAAAGAATAAGGGAAGCAGAATTGGAGTGGGTTCCATTTATATTAGTAGTTGGTGAGAAAGAGAAAAATTCTGAGGAATTCAATGTAAGAATAAGATCTGAAAAAGGAAAGCAAGTAAAGATGAGTTTTGAAGAAATAGTGAAAATGATAAGGGAAAAAGTTGGAGAAAAACCCTTCAAGAAACTCTCACTTCCAAAGATGCTTTCTTTGAGGCCTAAATTTTATGGGTAG
- a CDS encoding helix-turn-helix domain-containing protein translates to MLASSEVMDALRSIGLNLYERRLWVALLAKGVATAGELSAVANVPRSRSYDVLQTLADKGFVVVQTSKPLKYVAIPPREALEKAKEKMKENYEASIERINRLQQSKILGELESIHKTGLKLVLPEELTGSLKGKYSVLQQMESMFKEATSSINIVTTPSGINELFESHYNILKRLKDKGVKIRIAAKVDDPSSEAIKALSGIAEIKAIPHNEVPLHGNFFIIDGKQMSMGLSDPEKVHTSQQMMFWTKSEHAAENIGKPLFDLVWKTSKPLLLDKKGK, encoded by the coding sequence ATGTTAGCCTCATCCGAAGTCATGGATGCACTAAGAAGCATAGGGTTAAACTTGTACGAGAGAAGGTTGTGGGTAGCACTTTTAGCAAAAGGAGTTGCAACAGCAGGTGAACTTTCAGCAGTAGCAAATGTCCCAAGATCAAGGAGTTACGATGTCCTTCAAACATTAGCAGACAAGGGATTTGTAGTAGTTCAGACGTCAAAACCACTTAAGTATGTGGCGATACCACCAAGGGAGGCACTTGAAAAAGCAAAGGAGAAAATGAAAGAAAACTACGAAGCAAGTATTGAAAGGATAAACAGGCTTCAACAATCAAAGATACTTGGTGAATTGGAAAGTATACACAAGACTGGTTTAAAATTAGTATTGCCAGAAGAATTGACAGGGTCGCTTAAAGGAAAATATTCAGTGCTTCAACAGATGGAAAGTATGTTCAAGGAGGCTACTTCTTCTATAAACATCGTCACGACTCCTTCTGGAATAAATGAATTGTTTGAATCGCATTACAATATATTAAAGAGATTAAAGGACAAAGGAGTAAAGATCAGAATTGCAGCAAAGGTAGACGACCCATCATCAGAAGCTATAAAAGCATTGTCGGGAATTGCAGAAATAAAGGCAATACCACACAATGAAGTTCCATTGCACGGAAACTTTTTCATCATTGACGGGAAACAGATGTCAATGGGACTCTCAGATCCAGAAAAGGTTCACACATCCCAGCAAATGATGTTTTGGACAAAATCAGAACATGCAGCAGAAAATATAGGTAAGCCGTTGTTTGATCTTGTTTGGAAAACGTCAAAACCCTTACTTCTTGATAAAAAAGGAAAGTAG
- a CDS encoding DNA methyltransferase: MKMSLTKKNEIKISRITEKHLKNNSVKIWEPENFQLQTTTIWSFPKRGNWATHRGDYRGNWAPEIPRNLILRYSNKGDLVLDPFVGSGTTLIECKLLGRKGIGIDINPDAIKLAKKRLEFSKLFEQPQELRIGDARDLNFIEDGSIDLICAHPPYADAIQYTNGIKGDLSLIKNVDDFIKEIEKVAKECYRVLKYGKFCCVLIGDIRRKKRVIPIGFKVMNAFLNSGFILKEIIIKLQHECKTTPLWEKKSLEFNFLLLAHEYLFVFEKIKDKL, from the coding sequence ATGAAAATGTCATTAACTAAGAAAAATGAAATCAAAATAAGTAGAATTACTGAAAAACATCTTAAAAATAATAGTGTGAAAATTTGGGAACCGGAAAATTTTCAATTACAAACAACTACAATCTGGAGTTTCCCCAAAAGAGGAAATTGGGCAACCCACCGAGGAGATTACAGGGGAAATTGGGCCCCAGAAATACCAAGAAATTTAATTTTAAGATATTCAAATAAGGGTGATTTGGTTTTGGACCCTTTTGTTGGTTCTGGAACTACTCTTATTGAATGTAAATTACTTGGAAGAAAGGGTATAGGAATTGATATAAATCCAGATGCAATAAAACTCGCTAAAAAAAGATTAGAATTTTCAAAACTATTTGAACAACCACAAGAATTAAGGATTGGGGATGCAAGAGATCTTAATTTCATAGAAGATGGTTCTATAGATTTGATTTGTGCCCATCCACCATATGCTGATGCAATACAATATACAAATGGAATTAAAGGGGATTTATCTCTTATTAAAAATGTAGATGATTTTATAAAAGAAATTGAAAAAGTTGCGAAAGAGTGTTATAGAGTTTTGAAATATGGTAAATTTTGTTGTGTTCTGATCGGAGATATAAGGAGAAAAAAACGTGTAATACCAATTGGATTTAAAGTTATGAATGCCTTTTTAAATAGTGGATTTATTCTAAAAGAAATAATAATTAAACTTCAACATGAATGTAAAACAACTCCCCTTTGGGAAAAAAAATCACTAGAATTTAACTTTTTATTGCTGGCCCATGAATATTTATTTGTTTTTGAAAAGATAAAAGATAAGTTATGA
- a CDS encoding nitroreductase family protein gives MDVFDCIETRRSVRKFERKDVPNELIAQILMAGTYAPSAGNTQEWEFIIVRDRETKRNLSKAALNQKQVEDAPVLIVVLANLEKISMKYKERGKNLYSIQDTAACIQNMLLVAHDLGLGACWVGAFDEDEVSDVLRIPQKLRPVAIITLGFPVPYEPMDIKPERISFERLTWQEVYGKPIDWFKDLGRQGRFYWKPLDQQIEELSRRIKILREEKKELEKKEAKITDKIKNVFRRKK, from the coding sequence ATGGATGTTTTTGATTGTATAGAAACCAGGAGATCTGTTAGGAAGTTTGAGAGGAAGGATGTTCCAAATGAACTAATTGCCCAAATTTTAATGGCGGGGACATATGCTCCTTCTGCTGGCAACACACAAGAATGGGAATTTATAATAGTAAGGGATCGAGAAACAAAAAGAAATTTATCTAAGGCTGCATTAAATCAGAAACAAGTGGAGGATGCCCCAGTTTTAATAGTTGTTCTTGCAAATTTGGAAAAAATATCAATGAAATATAAGGAGAGAGGCAAGAATTTGTATTCAATTCAGGATACGGCTGCGTGTATACAAAATATGCTTTTGGTTGCCCATGATTTAGGCTTAGGAGCATGTTGGGTTGGGGCTTTTGATGAGGATGAAGTTTCAGATGTTTTGAGAATACCACAAAAATTAAGGCCAGTAGCAATCATAACATTGGGCTTTCCAGTCCCATATGAGCCTATGGATATTAAACCTGAAAGAATATCTTTTGAGAGATTGACTTGGCAGGAGGTTTATGGGAAACCAATAGATTGGTTTAAGGATCTTGGAAGACAGGGGAGATTTTATTGGAAACCTCTTGATCAACAAATAGAAGAACTTTCAAGGAGAATTAAAATATTAAGAGAAGAAAAGAAAGAACTGGAAAAGAAGGAAGCAAAAATTACTGATAAAATAAAAAATGTTTTTAGAAGAAAAAAATAA
- a CDS encoding TIGR00269 family protein, with the protein MDKKVKCSFCEKKSVYSMKYEGHNYCKNHFIKSVEKRVRKTIRENKLVENGDRIVVALSGGKDSSTTLYLLKKIFKNNPKVEIGAMTIDQGFGCVSEYNISFASQLCKDLNVEHHIFSFKDEFKKSVQELVKKNPGSSYCEICGVLRRYLINKKARKLGFNKVATGHNLDDECQSIIMNFIKGDFLRLARVGAKPLLTNHPKFVPRIKPLVKIPEDEVRLFSNLVGIRYSDQKCPYRKFNTFRGHTIEYLNKMEEDSPGIKYSILEGALRLKPLLEQKFRNEKIVLCERCEEPASKRICKTCQVLGVY; encoded by the coding sequence TTGGATAAGAAAGTAAAGTGTTCATTCTGCGAAAAAAAATCTGTTTATTCAATGAAATATGAGGGGCACAACTACTGCAAAAACCACTTCATTAAAAGTGTGGAAAAAAGGGTAAGAAAAACAATAAGAGAAAATAAATTGGTTGAAAATGGGGATAGGATAGTTGTCGCACTTTCTGGGGGGAAAGACAGTTCAACAACACTTTATTTACTTAAAAAAATATTCAAAAACAACCCCAAAGTAGAAATTGGGGCAATGACAATAGATCAGGGTTTTGGGTGTGTCAGTGAATATAATATTTCTTTTGCTTCACAATTGTGTAAGGACCTAAATGTGGAGCATCACATATTCTCATTTAAAGATGAATTTAAAAAAAGTGTTCAAGAGCTGGTCAAGAAAAATCCTGGATCCAGCTATTGTGAAATTTGTGGTGTTCTTAGGAGATATTTGATAAACAAAAAGGCAAGGAAATTGGGTTTTAATAAAGTTGCGACTGGACACAATCTAGATGATGAATGTCAAAGTATTATAATGAATTTCATAAAAGGAGATTTCTTGAGATTGGCTAGGGTTGGGGCAAAACCTCTACTTACAAATCATCCGAAATTTGTTCCCAGAATAAAACCTCTTGTAAAAATACCGGAAGATGAGGTGAGGCTTTTTTCAAATTTGGTTGGAATAAGGTATTCAGACCAAAAATGCCCTTATAGGAAATTCAACACTTTTAGGGGTCACACAATAGAATATTTAAATAAAATGGAAGAGGATTCTCCAGGAATAAAATATAGCATATTAGAGGGTGCATTGAGGTTAAAACCTCTTCTAGAGCAAAAATTCAGAAATGAAAAGATAGTTTTATGTGAAAGATGTGAAGAGCCCGCGAGCAAAAGAATATGCAAAACTTGCCAAGTACTGGGGGTGTACTAA
- a CDS encoding ATP-dependent DNA ligase, producing the protein MGKEVNIMHYSVLVEVYENLEKESSKLKKTEILAELFNKTPTSILPTVVLLSSGKIFPYQSDENLGIADKMIIRILARTTGLSEEEIIKNFKKSGDLGLVAEKCIKDKKQFSLMKKELTIELVFENLKKLSQIEGKGSQDRKTDLISQLLVSASPKEAKYIVRTILGTLRIGVAEGIVRDAISKSFGVDKKIVENAWFLLPDYGEIARISKEEGEEGLKKVRLVVGNPYVVMLGESSPSLKDALEKYEEVIIEYKYDGIRIEIHKKGKEIKLFTRRLENVTNQFPDLVELSQKGIECDECIVEGELVGVDPKTNDEIPFQELSKRIQRKYEIEEMMKKIPIRMYLFDLVYIKGRSLLNEPYKIRRKELEKIIKVIPEKFMLSKSLMTKNLKEADKFYKEACKEQEGVMVKNLNAKYQPGRRVGQWLKVKPILEPLDLVIIGAEWGTGKRSKWFGSFTLACLREHGTKEYLSCGRLGTGLSDEQFKELTRKLKGLIIEEKGREVRLEPKVIVEVGYEEIQKSPKYDSGYALRFPRLLRFRDDKDGPDEFKRLEYLFNQQFNSKKKKI; encoded by the coding sequence TTGGGAAAAGAAGTAAATATTATGCATTATTCTGTCTTGGTTGAAGTCTATGAAAATCTTGAAAAGGAGTCTAGTAAATTAAAAAAAACAGAAATATTGGCGGAGTTGTTCAATAAAACCCCAACTTCAATCCTCCCAACAGTTGTTCTTCTATCTTCGGGAAAAATTTTTCCTTATCAGTCTGATGAAAATCTTGGAATAGCAGATAAAATGATAATAAGGATTTTGGCAAGGACCACGGGGTTGAGTGAAGAGGAAATAATAAAAAATTTTAAAAAATCCGGAGATTTGGGTTTGGTTGCCGAAAAATGTATCAAAGACAAGAAGCAGTTTTCACTGATGAAAAAGGAATTAACAATTGAACTGGTTTTTGAAAATCTAAAAAAATTATCACAGATAGAAGGAAAGGGTTCGCAAGATAGAAAGACGGATCTGATATCACAATTACTAGTATCTGCCTCACCAAAAGAAGCAAAGTATATAGTGAGAACTATACTTGGAACTTTGAGAATAGGAGTTGCGGAAGGAATAGTTAGAGATGCCATCTCAAAATCATTTGGGGTTGACAAAAAAATCGTTGAAAATGCATGGTTCTTATTGCCGGATTATGGGGAGATAGCAAGAATTTCAAAAGAAGAAGGAGAAGAGGGATTGAAAAAAGTGAGACTTGTTGTTGGCAACCCCTATGTGGTTATGTTGGGTGAATCTTCTCCCAGTTTAAAGGATGCATTGGAAAAATATGAGGAAGTTATAATTGAATACAAGTATGACGGGATAAGAATAGAAATCCACAAGAAAGGAAAGGAAATAAAATTGTTTACAAGAAGGTTGGAAAATGTCACAAACCAATTTCCTGACCTAGTTGAGCTTTCACAAAAGGGAATAGAATGTGATGAATGTATAGTTGAAGGAGAATTGGTTGGGGTAGATCCAAAAACAAATGATGAAATTCCTTTTCAAGAACTTTCAAAAAGAATACAAAGAAAGTATGAGATTGAAGAAATGATGAAAAAGATACCAATAAGGATGTATTTGTTTGATTTGGTTTACATAAAAGGAAGATCCCTGCTGAATGAGCCGTATAAAATCAGGAGAAAGGAACTTGAAAAGATAATAAAAGTAATCCCGGAAAAATTCATGTTATCCAAAAGCTTGATGACAAAAAATTTGAAAGAAGCCGATAAATTTTACAAGGAAGCTTGCAAGGAACAAGAAGGTGTAATGGTAAAAAACCTGAATGCAAAATACCAACCAGGAAGACGTGTGGGTCAGTGGTTAAAAGTCAAACCAATCCTAGAACCTTTGGATCTGGTAATAATAGGTGCTGAATGGGGGACAGGGAAAAGATCCAAGTGGTTTGGTTCATTCACACTTGCCTGTTTGAGGGAGCATGGAACAAAAGAATATCTTTCTTGCGGGAGGTTGGGGACTGGCTTGAGTGATGAGCAATTCAAAGAACTGACAAGAAAACTTAAAGGGTTGATAATAGAAGAAAAAGGAAGAGAAGTGAGACTTGAGCCAAAAGTAATAGTTGAAGTGGGATATGAGGAAATACAGAAATCACCAAAATATGATTCTGGTTATGCCTTGAGATTCCCAAGATTGTTAAGGTTCAGAGATGACAAAGATGGTCCAGATGAATTCAAGAGGTTAGAATATTTATTCAATCAGCAATTTAACTCAAAAAAGAAGAAAATATAG
- a CDS encoding YbaK/EbsC family protein — MLTQDDLINFLENRGIWYIIHEKESTVHTADAAAKTGIPLERIVKSLVCINEKPIVCIIPGNCRLDLEKVEKIVGSRVKVCPFKDAHKFSGYEPGATPPCFYENIEMVIVDKKVLENTTIFGGGGTNTSLIEMRPQDVVGLNRALVGDIVG, encoded by the coding sequence ATGCTGACACAGGATGATCTAATAAATTTTTTGGAGAACAGGGGGATTTGGTATATCATTCATGAAAAGGAATCAACAGTCCACACGGCAGATGCGGCCGCAAAAACCGGAATACCACTTGAAAGAATTGTAAAATCCCTTGTTTGCATTAATGAAAAACCAATAGTTTGTATAATTCCCGGGAATTGCAGATTGGATCTTGAAAAGGTTGAAAAAATAGTTGGGTCAAGAGTTAAAGTTTGCCCATTTAAGGATGCACATAAATTTAGTGGGTATGAACCAGGAGCAACACCCCCTTGTTTCTATGAAAATATAGAAATGGTTATAGTTGACAAAAAGGTTTTGGAAAATACAACTATATTTGGCGGAGGCGGGACGAATACTTCCTTGATAGAAATGAGACCTCAAGATGTTGTTGGATTAAATAGGGCTTTGGTGGGCGATATTGTAGGATAG
- a CDS encoding tRNA uridine(34) 5-carboxymethylaminomethyl modification radical SAM/GNAT enzyme Elp3 produces the protein MKKKEISREIIERLLTIEKIDDFVIDKISKEVAQKHKVNRIPTKVEILGFCEKNEKEKLEKYLKTKPSRSISGVSVITVVAKPRKCPGKCIYCPKGSKAPKSYTGFEPAIQRGIRNNYDPFLQVRDRLKQYEATGHPRDKIEIIILGGTFLSLDKDYQEWFVKRIFDSLNGKESESLASSQRINENAKHRCVGLTIETRPDFCFEEHINQMLNLGVTRVEIGVQTIYPEVLEKISRGHDLESTIKATQLSKDSGLKVTYHIMPGLFVDFKRDLEQFKRIFSDERFRPDSLKIYPTLVIPGTPLYKLWRKGLYKPLENEEGVKLISEAMKYIPKYCRVIRVQRDIPSDKIAAGIKKSNLRELVERECEKRGIRIKEIRYREVGHKILRGGFRQGKIEICRTDYRASGGKEIFLSFEDLENDIIFGFLRLRIPDKPFRQEINKETALVRELHVYGSSLKIGEKMEDSWQHRGLGKRLLEEAERISKDEFGKNKICVISGIGVRNYYSKFGYFKEGVYMSKKLG, from the coding sequence ATGAAAAAAAAGGAAATATCAAGAGAAATAATTGAAAGATTGCTTACTATTGAAAAGATAGACGATTTTGTTATAGATAAGATTTCCAAAGAGGTTGCCCAAAAACATAAAGTAAATAGAATACCTACTAAAGTTGAAATTTTGGGTTTTTGTGAAAAAAATGAGAAGGAAAAATTGGAAAAGTACCTTAAAACAAAACCTTCCAGATCGATATCTGGAGTCTCAGTAATAACTGTTGTTGCAAAACCAAGGAAATGCCCTGGGAAATGTATATATTGCCCAAAAGGCTCAAAAGCACCCAAAAGTTATACAGGTTTTGAACCCGCAATTCAAAGAGGTATAAGAAATAATTATGACCCCTTTTTACAGGTGAGAGATAGATTAAAACAATATGAAGCAACTGGACACCCAAGAGACAAGATAGAAATAATAATATTGGGTGGAACTTTTTTATCGCTAGATAAAGATTACCAAGAGTGGTTTGTTAAAAGAATTTTTGATAGTTTGAATGGAAAGGAAAGTGAGAGTTTGGCATCTTCTCAAAGAATAAATGAGAATGCTAAACACAGGTGTGTTGGGCTTACAATTGAAACAAGGCCTGACTTTTGTTTTGAAGAACATATAAATCAGATGCTCAATTTAGGTGTCACTAGGGTAGAAATAGGTGTCCAAACAATATATCCAGAGGTACTTGAAAAGATATCAAGGGGGCATGATCTAGAATCCACAATAAAAGCAACCCAACTTTCAAAGGATAGTGGATTAAAAGTGACATATCACATAATGCCGGGACTTTTTGTAGATTTTAAAAGGGATCTTGAACAGTTCAAAAGGATTTTTTCTGATGAGAGATTTAGACCAGATTCCTTGAAAATATATCCAACTTTGGTTATACCTGGAACACCTCTATATAAACTCTGGAGGAAAGGTTTGTATAAACCTCTTGAGAATGAGGAAGGTGTCAAGCTTATCTCAGAAGCCATGAAATATATCCCGAAATATTGCAGAGTTATAAGGGTACAAAGGGATATTCCTTCTGATAAGATTGCTGCTGGTATCAAAAAAAGCAATTTGAGAGAATTGGTTGAAAGGGAATGTGAAAAAAGAGGAATAAGGATAAAGGAGATAAGATATAGGGAAGTTGGACACAAGATTTTGAGGGGTGGTTTTAGACAGGGAAAAATTGAAATATGCAGGACAGATTATAGGGCGTCTGGAGGGAAGGAAATATTTCTAAGTTTTGAGGATTTGGAAAATGACATTATATTCGGTTTTCTTAGATTGAGAATACCAGATAAACCTTTTAGACAAGAGATAAACAAGGAAACAGCATTGGTTAGGGAATTGCATGTCTATGGTTCATCTCTAAAGATTGGGGAAAAGATGGAGGATTCTTGGCAACACAGAGGCTTGGGAAAAAGGCTTTTGGAAGAGGCGGAAAGAATATCCAAAGATGAGTTTGGGAAAAATAAGATTTGTGTCATTTCTGGGATTGGCGTGAGGAACTATTATAGTAAGTTTGGTTATTTTAAAGAAGGGGTTTATATGAGTAAAAAGTTGGGATGA